The following proteins come from a genomic window of Aspergillus luchuensis IFO 4308 DNA, chromosome 3, nearly complete sequence:
- the arfA gene encoding putative ADP-ribosylation factor (COG:U;~EggNog:ENOG410PGWR;~InterPro:IPR005225,IPR027417,IPR006689;~PFAM:PF04670,PF00025,PF08477,PF00071,PF01926, PF09439;~go_function: GO:0005525 - GTP binding [Evidence IEA]), giving the protein MGLTFSKLFDRLWGRKEMRILMVGLDAAGKTTILYKLKLGEIVTTIPTIGFNVETVEYKNIQFTVWDVGGQDKIRPLWRHYFQNTQGIIFVVDSNDRDRIVEAREELQRMLNEDELRDALLLVFANKQDLPNAMSPAEITQQLGLQSLTRRPWYIQSTCATTGDGLYEGLEWLAETLRKTNRD; this is encoded by the exons ATGGGTCTCACTTTCTCCAAGTTGTTCGACCGGCTATGGGGCCGCAAGGAGATGCGTATTCTGATGGTCGGTCTCGATGCCGCCGGTAAAACCACCATCCTGTATAAGCTCAAGCTGGGTGAAATtgtcaccaccatccccacgATTG GTTTCAACGTCGAGACCGTCGAATACAAGAACATTCAGTTCACCGTCTGGGACGTCGGTGGTCAGGACAAGATCCGTCCTCTCTGGAGACACTACTTCCAGAACACTCAGGGTATCATTTTCGTTGTCGACAGCAATGACCGTGACCGTATCGTCGAGGCCCGTGAGGAGTTGCAGCGCATGTTGAACGAGGATGAACTCCGTGATGCCCTTCTCCTGGTGTTCGCCAACAAGCAAGATTTGCCG AACGCCATGAGCCCTGCCGAGATCACTCAGCAGCTTGGTCTGCAGAGCCTCACCCGCCGCCCCTGG TACATCCAATCCACCTGCGCCACGACTGGTGACGGTCTGTACGAGGGTCTGGAGTGGCTTGCTGAGACGCTGCGGAAAACGAACCGCGACTAA
- a CDS encoding uncharacterized protein (COG:S;~EggNog:ENOG410PIJY;~TransMembrane:2 (i493-513o533-554i)), with protein sequence MSELVRSTTFQTPQEYYAGFKSRPNLQNAFCDIDDESNLKAYLKLLKDSQTRNFVLDFGNDDAWCAVNLGQEDVAAMLRKPKPKCFGTRWINIWAPEQQKDLIKTLTNHYGVSERLQGLMCTDPVERPSKPPVPSEPQRNNLRSNNIDRSRRSRPDDVEGNALQNLRHPEEIAALAAFRGITFGNVIDQIWHFCSVDYGLKYTCIGYNSLFVIPQTDQHNGKELPDGKRLWTWLILCNDGTVICMQENPFPGLSGPSEKELQAVLGVVRRNIQLIFAGVSKQHFASSESDSLVTIRVRPFFEGGPEQVSIKQEDGPSLLFYYIFDDWVSSYALVAQREHKYGVSLNRLRQDMLSRPEVDLVHELHRLGRQLAVLRRLYQSYELIMMRILQRQRLLRDEARSNRLPMAMGQSFAENEVGDTRHSTRESFSFSTLDADVGVQLSPPAVARFERLLDRIKLYCLSEIESCLTEKENLTFLNFNLIALKDSQAVEKLTRITILLAKVTILFLPVSLMTGYFSTELRNVKGEYTINQYWVSFGVILFLSMVLLWIFGYASDTVEGKTIYQSLSRSFFRMSRDRVSYRRNETSGGASHRS encoded by the exons aTGTCCGAGCTCGTCCGCTCAACCACCTTCCAAACACCCCAGGAATACTACGCCGGATTTAAATCCAGACCGAATCTGCAAAACGCGTTCTGCGATATCGATGACGAATCTAACCTCAAGGCTTACTTAAAGCTCTTGAAGGATTCCCAAACGCGTAACTTTGTGCTCGACTTTgggaatgatgatgcttgGTGTGCGGTGAATTTGGGGCAGGAGGATGTTGCGGCGATGTTGAGGAAACCT AAACCGAAGTGTTTTGGGACGAGGTGGAT TAATATCTGGGCTCCGGAGCAACAGAAGGATTTGATCAAGACCCTTACGAATCACTATGGTGTTTCAGAGAGGCTGCAGGGGTTGATGTGTACGGATCCGGTGGAACGTCCTTCGAAGCCTCCTGTGCCTTCTGAGCCACAGCGGAATAATCTTCGCTCGAATAATATCGATCGCTCTCGTCGGTCTCGTCcagatgatgtggagggAAACGCCTTGCAGAACCTGAGACATCCTGAAGAGATCGCGGCATTGGCGGCGTTCAGAGGCATTACCTTTGGCAACGTTATCGATCAGATTTGGCACTTTTGCTCAGTGGACTATGGTTTAAAGT ATACTTGTATTGGGTACAATTCGCTATTTGTTATTCCTCAAACAGACCAACATAATGGGAAAGAGTTGCCGGATGGAAAGCGACTATGGACCTGGTTGATCTTATGTAATGATG GAACGGTCATTTGCATGCAGGAGAATCCATTCCCTGGTTTGTCTGGGCCATCGGAGAAGGAGCTGCAAGCTGTGCTCGGCGTAGTCCGCAGGAACATCCAGCTCATCTTTGCGGGGGTCTCAAAACAGCACTTTGCTTCGTCTGAAAGCGACTCGTTGGTTACTATTCGAGTAAGACCGTTCTTTGAGGGTGGTCCAGAACAGGTGAGCATCAAGCAAGAAGATGGGCCGAGCTTGTTGTTCTACTATATATTCGATGACTGGGTTTCATCGTATGCTCTCGTTGCGCAACGCGAACATAAATACGGGGTATCCCTCAACAGACTT AGGCAAGACATGTTATCGAGACCGGAGGTTGACCTGGTCCATGAATTGCATCGGCTGGGTAGACAGTTGGCCGTCTTGAGACGTCTCTATCAAAGTTATGAGCTTATCATGATGCGTATACTGCAGAGACAGCGTCTGCTGCGTGACGAGGCCCGGTCAAATCGACTTCCAATGGCAATGGGACAAAGCTTTGCGGAAAACGAAGTTGGGGATACTCGCCACTCGACGAGGGAAAGTTTCAGCTTTTCAACTCTAGATGCCGATGTAGGTGTCCAGCTTAGTCCGCCTGCTGTAGCTCGATTCGAACGACTGCTCGATCGCATCAAGCTATATTGTCTGTCGGAGATTGAGAGCTGTCTGACAGAGAAGGAAAACCTCACATTCCTT AACTTCAACTTGATCGCCCTCAAGGATTCGCAAGCCGTTGAGAAGCTGACGCGAATCACCATTCTACTCGCAAAAGTGACCATCCTGTTTTTACCAGTCAGTCTGATGACTGGTTACTTCTCCACCGAGCTTCGCAACGTCAAGGGCGAATATACGATCAATCAGTACTGGGTCAGCTTTGGTGTGATTTTGTTCCTGTCGATGGTCCTGCTCTGGATTTTCGGATATGCCAGCGACACAGTGGAAGGCAAGACAATCTACCAATCGTTGTCCCGAAGCTTTTTCCGCATGTCGAGAGACCGGGTTTCCTACCGTAGAAACGAGACATCGGGCGGCGCAAGCCATCGATCTTGA